The DNA region CCAGAGCGCAGCGAAGACAAAGATTAAAGAATAGATCCAGAGCGCAATAAAGCTGACTATGGGAAATAAGACAAGAGCTAAAACAGAGGTTGCCCAGAAAAAGGTAGGTACGGCTCCCAACATCCCAGAAATAACTCCCATAGCCAATAGTGGCCAACGGTGTTGATGCAAAAGGATATCGCGCTCTTCTGCAGTAGCATGCAGCGCTAATACATCGTAAGACATCAAGCGCATGGTCAGCCAGCCCCAGAGCAATGGCGGCAAAACAGCAACTAGTGGCGGAATCCACCACACCGGCAAAGTGAGCATCACTAGCGCCAAACAGATCAAAGCAGACCAAAGGGTATAAGCAAAACTACCCAACAGACCGCCGCCTTTTTTCTTAGCAATATCTTTATAAGCATATTGGCGCGCGACCACCTTGACGATGGTTGGCACGGTGGTCAAAGCGATGAAAACCAATAAGCTAATGGCGATTAAAGGAATCAGCAACATCACAAAGAAGAGCGGTGCAATCCATGCACGTGCACCCTCAAACCCGGCCCAGATTAAACCATCCGCAATCCAGCTAGTAAATATGGATGCCGTCAGAAAAGTACTCAGCATCTCCAATGCTGGCGTCCAAGTCAGCCAAATTAAGAGGCCCCACAAGACCGAGACCATTAAAAATGGTCGCAGACTAAGCCACAGCATTTTGGGATGCATCGCACCAACCAAAGCCAAGCCAAAAGACTTAAAAACTTGCTGCATGCTATTCATATATTTCCATTGCTGCTGTGTGAACTACTAACTTCTATTTTGCTTTAGGAAAGATTTCTCGAATCGAGTGCATGAGAGTCTGCCACTGGTGCTGCAATACATTGGGCGACAAAACCAAATCTCTGACTCCAGTAGGATGAACCTCTTTTGAAAAGATTGCCGTATTGAAGATCATGTCCCACCAAGGAAATAAGACACCAAAGTTGCACCCACCCAATACGCCTGGCTTACCTTTGGCCTCGTGACCATAACCTACCGCGTGATGTAGCCGGTGATACACTGGAGAAATCAATACATATTTTAAAGGTCCAAGATCAATCTTTAAATTAGCATGTTGCCAGCTCTGAATGAGTTGGCTCAATACCACCAATACAATAAATTGGGCAGGTGATACTCCAAATAAAAGAGCAAAAAGGGAAAACACAAACGCATGCATGATGTCATCGACAATGTGATTGCGATCATCAGACCAAGCAGTCATCACTGTTTGACTATGATGCAAGGCATGCAGTTTCCACCACCAATTAAAAACATGGGAAGCCCGGTGATATAAATACTCCACAAAATCGAGCAATATAAAGTAGATACAAAAACTCACCAAGGGTATCGATGTCACTGACGGCCACCAGGATTCGACATTCAGCCTGCCAAAACGAAAATCATGCAAGACCGAATCAATCTGAAAGAAAAATCCAGATAAGGTAATAAAAATCAGGCCATGAAAAATGCCTAGGCGATGAAACAAGGTGTAAAAAATATCTGCCTTGGAGTTCTTTGCAAACCGCTCTTGTATCTCTGCCGGGGAAAATCTCTCCCAGACTCTGAGAATGACAGCAATCAAGAAAATCTGAATGCACCCAAATAAAAACCAGTCGATACCATCAAACACATCCTCAGCCATCGACATCAGGTCAAATTGATACAAAATTGGCCCAGCAACATAGGTGAACAAGAATTCTTGAACGCTAGCGTAGGCTGAAGCGATGGCAGCTGAAAGAGGGTTTGAATCCATAAACTCAATTGTCACTTATTTATCCCGTTTTGGCAGGGTTGCAAAACAAAACCCCCGAGCCTTCAAATTCAATATCAGCTGCTCTAATACTGCTGGAGCCCAGGGATCCTTGCGCGACCAAATACCCAGATGGGCCATAGCAATATCTCCATCCTGGAGCTGGCTACTAGCCTTATCCAAAAGCACTTTGTTGGGGTGCGTCTGTGAGCTCAGCTCATCACCCAAAAAGCCCGCGGCATTCCAGCCAATATGCTGGTAAGAGCATTGATCTCCCATCCTGATTGAACGGGGTGATGTTTTCCCGCCAGGGGCACGCCAAATTTTCTGAATACTGGTACCAGTTAACTCTTTAAAGCGCTCATCTACTCGGCGGATTTCTCGGCAATAAGCTGCTTCGTTGTACAGTGTGGCCACTCCAGCCTTTGGTCCAAATTGTGGCTTTGCAAAGATCTCTCCGCTAGGGCCGTCCTTCACAAAGTACAAATGGTCATAGGTATGACTACCAAAGTGATGGCCTTCACGAACGCGATCTTGCCAATACGATTTCCAAGAGTCGTCTAAAGAAAAATCACCACGGCTAGTTTTTTCATTCGCTAGAAAAAAGGTAGCTTTCACATTTTGACGATTCAAAATGTCGGCGATTGTTTGCGCTACAGACATATTACCGGTATCAAAAGTCAGGTAAACCGTTTTTTTACAATTCACCTCTTGTGCAATACCCAGCGCAGAGCATGCGGCCAAAATAATGCATGCCGTCAGTCTAACGAGGGTCGCATTCAAATACATCTACTGGGCTATTCCCAGTTGGCACGCGGCGTAAAGAAAACGCCATGAGGGGATCTACCAACAGGAATTACTGAGACTAATTTCATTGAAGGAATATCAATCACCCCAACCTTTTTAGAAAAGCGGAGAGTGACCCACATTGTTTTTCCGTCAGGCGTAATTTCCATATCATCAGGACCTGCTGGTAGCCCAGTGATATCACCCATCTTTTCTAAGGTCTGCATATTAATCATGCTGATGCTTGACGCAATACGATTACTTACAAACACATGCTTTTTATCACCTAAGGGACGGAAGTTGTGAGCGCCTTTTCCAGTAAAGATTCGCTTTACCTCTTTACGGGTTTTCCAATCAATCACTTGGACATAGTCCTCCCCA from Polynucleobacter sp. AP-Elch-400A-B2 includes:
- a CDS encoding polysaccharide deacetylase family protein, with the translated sequence MYLNATLVRLTACIILAACSALGIAQEVNCKKTVYLTFDTGNMSVAQTIADILNRQNVKATFFLANEKTSRGDFSLDDSWKSYWQDRVREGHHFGSHTYDHLYFVKDGPSGEIFAKPQFGPKAGVATLYNEAAYCREIRRVDERFKELTGTSIQKIWRAPGGKTSPRSIRMGDQCSYQHIGWNAAGFLGDELSSQTHPNKVLLDKASSQLQDGDIAMAHLGIWSRKDPWAPAVLEQLILNLKARGFCFATLPKRDK
- a CDS encoding sterol desaturase family protein, which encodes MDSNPLSAAIASAYASVQEFLFTYVAGPILYQFDLMSMAEDVFDGIDWFLFGCIQIFLIAVILRVWERFSPAEIQERFAKNSKADIFYTLFHRLGIFHGLIFITLSGFFFQIDSVLHDFRFGRLNVESWWPSVTSIPLVSFCIYFILLDFVEYLYHRASHVFNWWWKLHALHHSQTVMTAWSDDRNHIVDDIMHAFVFSLFALLFGVSPAQFIVLVVLSQLIQSWQHANLKIDLGPLKYVLISPVYHRLHHAVGYGHEAKGKPGVLGGCNFGVLFPWWDMIFNTAIFSKEVHPTGVRDLVLSPNVLQHQWQTLMHSIREIFPKAK
- a CDS encoding EI24 domain-containing protein, translating into MQQVFKSFGLALVGAMHPKMLWLSLRPFLMVSVLWGLLIWLTWTPALEMLSTFLTASIFTSWIADGLIWAGFEGARAWIAPLFFVMLLIPLIAISLLVFIALTTVPTIVKVVARQYAYKDIAKKKGGGLLGSFAYTLWSALICLALVMLTLPVWWIPPLVAVLPPLLWGWLTMRLMSYDVLALHATAEERDILLHQHRWPLLAMGVISGMLGAVPTFFWATSVLALVLFPIVSFIALWIYSLIFVFAALWFTHYLLEALKELRSNESDRSLNLEARVIDTELPSHG